One window of Desulfuromonadaceae bacterium genomic DNA carries:
- a CDS encoding rhodanese-like domain-containing protein, with translation MRKLLLMVLVGFLSVLLTSTTALAAGGYQEIDAAETKALMEKEGALVVFPLSPIEFDNKHIKGSVNIVMDKLATDLPADKNRKLVFYCLGTTCVASWRAAEKAVELGYKNVYAFREGIPAWQAAGYPMVTVKPLPDVAVKKISTGELASMLANDDITLVDINLNEDAHKFYIDNAKRVHIPLDELNSRLAEIPRDKKIVVICLKGKRSATAVKYLTGQGYTDVVMVRGGLQQWVLDGRRVKRTN, from the coding sequence ATGCGTAAACTGCTGTTGATGGTGTTGGTCGGATTTCTTTCAGTCCTGTTAACTTCAACCACTGCACTTGCCGCAGGGGGATACCAGGAGATCGATGCGGCAGAGACCAAAGCCTTAATGGAGAAGGAGGGGGCTCTGGTGGTGTTCCCGCTGAGTCCTATCGAATTCGATAACAAGCACATCAAGGGGTCTGTAAATATCGTTATGGATAAGCTGGCGACTGATCTGCCTGCGGATAAAAACAGAAAGCTGGTTTTCTACTGTCTGGGAACCACGTGTGTTGCTTCCTGGCGTGCTGCGGAAAAAGCTGTCGAACTGGGGTATAAGAATGTCTATGCCTTCCGAGAAGGCATTCCGGCCTGGCAGGCAGCCGGTTATCCAATGGTCACGGTCAAACCGCTGCCCGATGTTGCGGTCAAAAAGATCTCGACCGGTGAGCTGGCAAGCATGCTGGCTAACGACGACATCACTCTGGTTGATATTAATCTCAATGAAGATGCCCACAAGTTCTATATCGATAATGCAAAACGGGTACACATCCCTCTTGATGAGCTGAATTCCCGCCTCGCAGAAATCCCCAGGGACAAGAAGATTGTGGTGATCTGTCTGAAAGGAAAACGCTCTGCCACCGCCGTGAAATATCTGACCGGACAAGGCTACACAGATGTCGTCATGGTCAGGGGTGGTCTGCAGCAGTGGGTTCTCGATGGTCGGCGGGTCAAACGCACCAACTGA